A segment of the Catenuloplanes nepalensis genome:
CTGGGTGAGCACGGCCTCGATCGTCTGCGGCGCGACCTCGTTGTGGTGCGCCTCGATCGCGTGGACCACGTCCTCGGACTCGCCGTACTTACGGGCCAGGTCCGCGCCGATCAGCGCGTGGCTGCCCTCGACCTCGTGGGTGAGCGCCTTGCCGATGTCGTGCAGGAACGCGCACCGCTTGATCGTCGGCACGTCCAGCTTCAGCTCCGCCGCCATCACACCGGCGATGTGCGCGGTCTCGACCAGGTGCTTGAGCACGTTCTGCCCGTAGCTGGTCCGGTACCGCAGGCGGCCCAGGTAGGTGACCAGCTCCGGGTGGATGTCCGTGATGCCGACCTCGACCAGCGCGTCCTCGGCCGCGCGCAGGCAGAGGCGCTCGACCTCGTCCTTGGCGGTCTCGAAGACCTCCTCGATCCGGTGCGGGTGAATCCGGCCGTCCAGCACGAGCTTGTCCAGCGTCAGCCGGCCGATCTCGCGGCGCACCGGGTCGAAGCAGGAGAGGAGCACGGCCTCCGGGGTGTCGTCGATGATCAGGTTGACGCCGGTGACCGACTCGAACGCGCGGATGTTGCGGCCCTCACGGCCGATGATCCGGCCCTTCATCTCGTCGCTCGGCAGGTGCAGCACGCTGACCACGCTCTCCGCGGTCTGCTCGCTGGCCACCCGCTGGATCGCGTCGACGACCAGATGCCGGGCGCGATCCTCCGCGGTGTTACGGGCGTCGTTCTCGATGTCCCGGATCAGGATCGCGGCCTCGCGCTTGGCCTGGGCCTCGATCGTCTCCACGACCTCGGTCTTGGCCGCGTCCGCGGTGAGCCCGGCGACGCGTTCCAGCTCACGCTGCCGCACCTCCTCGGCCTCGGCGACCGCGGTCTCGCGCTCGGTCAGCGAGTGCTCCCGGGCCGTGAGATCGCTCTCCCGGTCGGCGAGCCGGCGCTCGCGCTCGATCAGCCGGTCCAGTTCCTCGGTGTGCTGGCGCTCCCGCTCGTCGATCCGGGCGGCGCGGCGCTCGACCTCGGCGGCCTGCTCCTTGACGGTCGCGTTGAGCAGCGCGACCTCGCGCTCGCCGCTTCGCCGGGCCGCGGCGCGGACCTGCTCGGCATCGGCCTCGGCCTGGCGGTGCGCGCGGTCCAGGATCGTGTCCGCCTCCGCGTGCGCGGCGTCCAGCACGCGGCGCGCCTCGGCGCGGGCCGAGCTGGCCTCGGCGCGGGCGGCGGCGGCGTCGGTGCGCGCGGCGACGGTCTCGTTCTTCGCCTCCTCGACCGCGGACGTGGCCTCGGCGGCGGCGGTCTGCAGCTTGGCGAGCGAGCGTTCCTGCTTGTCCTTCTGCGCGAGGAACGCGGGGTCGTCCTCGGCGGGACGCGCGGGGGTGACCGGTTGCAGGCGGCGCAGCACGCGGACGCCGTAGGCGACGACGCCTCCCACCAGCACGCACAGTAAGAGCACGGCGCTGAGCAGCGCCACGTCCAGCGCCGTCATCGCCGGTCCAGCTTCCCGGGCCCGTCGGCGCCCTCTCCGGCGTGCGCTTCGATCGTCACCGCCGCCTCCCCTCACCGTTCGCCCGCATGGGACGCCTTCTGCAGCGGCTCATGCGCCGTCTTGCGGCTCACGGACTTGCCCGACCGGGGCGGCTGGCCGTGGGTACGACCCACCGGGCGCGTCCTTCCGGGCGCGCTTCGGCAGGCCGAGGTATGTCAGGCCACCGTCGGCGCGGCCGGGCCGACGGTGGAGGGCATCATGACGCAGTGAGACCTTGAAATGATGCCGTGTTGTTACGCGATCTATGTTGTGCGCTTAGCCTGCGATGGTCGGGCAATCCTCTTTGTACGCGAGGCTAGGTCGCAGAGGGCCGTTCGGTCAAGGAGACCTCATCCGGAAGCAGGTGGGACACACGGCACACGTATGCTCACGCCCAGCTCATACTACCCAGGGGTTAACGACCTCACTCATGGGGGGTTTCCGCCGATCATGGACAAATCGGCCGGGCTGGATCGGCGGGCCGTGGATTCCGTGATCACAATTTCCCGGCCATGACACCGAAAGTTTCGGCGACCACCCGAAACGACCACCGGCCGCGCGGCCCGCCCGCCCGGCCCGGGCCGAATCTCAGCGCGCCGGGTCTGCGCGAGCACCCTGCCTCAGACCAGATCCCAGTCTCCGCGCCCACCCCGGCTCACGACGGCGCGGAGCGTGCTCGGCACCGCACCCGCGCGGCCGAGGGCCGCTCAGACCGGTCTGAATCTCCGCGCGCACCGCCGCTCACGGCGGCTCCGCCGTTGCCGGCACCGGTCCGGGAGCGGGTGCCGGTATGAGCGAGCTTACGAGCGAATCCGCCGGCTCAGGGCTCCCAGCCTTTCCGGCACTGCACTCGCGCGGCCGAACCCCGCTTGCACCCGCGGTCTGAGTCTCCACGCGCACCGCCACTCACGGCGGCTCCCAGCCTTCCGGCACCCCACCCGCGCGGCCGAACCCCGCCCGGACCCGCGGTCCGAGTCTCCGCGCGCACCGCCACTCACGACGGCTCCGAGTCTTCCGGCACCGCACCCGCGCGGCCGAAGGCCGCTCAGACCGGGTCCGAGTCTCCGCGCGCTGCGTCCGCCAGTGCGTCCGGGTCGATCTGGTCGACGAGTTCGGCGTAGCCGCCGGCGAGCTCCTCGGCCTCGGCGGCCTGGGCCTCCATCGCGGCCTTGACCGCGCGGATCGCCAGGCCGGCCGGGTATCCCTTGCGGGCCAGCATGCCCACGACCCGGCGGAAGACCGCGTCGGGCTCGCCACGGGCGGTGCGCACTTTACGCTCGGCCAGCGCGAACGCCGTCGACTCCTCGGTCTCCGGGTCGAGCTCGTCGAGCGCGGCGCCGGCGGTCTCCGAGTCGACGCCCTTGCGGCGCAGCTCGTCGGCGAGCGCGCGCCGGGACAGACCGCGGCCGCGGTGCCGGGTCGTCACCCACTCCCGGGCGAACGCCGCGTCGTCGATCATGCCGACCTCGTCGTAGCGCGCGAGAACGGACTCGATCACCTCGGCGGAGATCTCCCGCTTGGTCAGCGCGGTGGCCAACTCCGCCCGCGTGCGCGGCCGGGTGGCGAGCTGCCGCAGGCAGATCTCGCGCGCCAGCTCGGCCTCGTCCCGCGGCGCCGGCTTCTGCGCCTGGTCGTCGCCGGCCAGGAAATCCTCCGCGGACCCGAAGCCGGCCGCCGCCCCCCGCCGCTGCCGCCGACCCGCACGGCCGAAGCCACCAGCGCCACCGGAATCACCAGCGCTACCGGATCCACCAGCGTTGCCAGATCCACCGGCACCACCGGCGTCATCGGAAACGAGAGCGGCCGGACCGGGACCGGCCGCCTCGGCATCTCCGAAGGGGTCCGGCGGCTCAGGGTCGCCGGCGGCGCTGTCCGAGCCGAAGACCTGATATTCAGGCTCGTCGGAACGCCTGGACGATCGGCGCGCCCGGGGCGGCGCGGCATCCCAGCCCCGCCCCGAACGCGCTCCGCGTCGGCCTGCCATTGCTGCGCCCGCGATCAGAAGTCGACCGGCGGCAGCTCGGGGCCGCCCGCGGCGTCGCCGCTGGTCTGGCCCACGCCGAGCTTCTCCAGGATCTTCTTCTCGATCTCGGCGGCGACGTCCGGGTTCTCCTTGAGGAACTCGCGCGCCTTCTCCTTGCCCTGGCCGAGCTGGTCGCCATCGTACGTATACCACGCACCGGACTTGCGGATGATGCTCTGCTCCACGCCGACGTCGATCAGCGAGCCCTCGCGGGAGATGCCCTTGCCATACATGATGTCGAACTCGGCCTGCTTGAACGGCGCCGCGACCTTGTTCTTCACGACCTTGACGCGGGTGCGGTTACCCACCACGTCGGTGCCGTCCTTCAGGCTCTCGATGCGGCGCACGTCGAGCCGGACCGAGGCGTAGAACTTCAGCGCGCGACCACCGGTCGTGGTCTCCGGCGAGCCGAACATGACGCCGATCTTCTCGCGGAGCTGGTTGATGAAGATCGCCGTGGTGTTCGAGTTGTTGAGAATACCGGTGATCTTGCGGAGCGCCTGGCTCATCAGGCGGGCCTGGAGACCCACGTGGCTGTCGCCCATCTCGCCCTCGATCTCGGCGCGCGGCACCAGGGCCGCCACCGAGTCGATGACGATGACGTCGAGCGCGCCGGAGCGGACCAGCATGTCGACGATCTCGAGCGCCTGCTCGCCCGTGTCGGGCTGGGAGACCAGCAGCGCGTCGGTGTCGACGCCGAGCGCCTTCGCGTATTCCGGGTCGAGCGCGTGCTCCGCGTCGATGAACGCGGCGATGCCACCGGCCCGCTGCACGTTGGCGACCGCGTGCAGCGCCACCGTGGTCTTACCGGAGGACTCCGGACCGTAGACCTCGACGACCCGGCCGCGCGGCAGACCGCCCACGCCGAGCGCCACGTCGAGCGCGATGGAACCGGTCGGGATGATCTCCATCTGGACATGCGGCTTTTCGCCGAGCCGCATGACGGAGCCCTTGCCGAACTGCTTGTCGATCTGCGCCAGAGCGAGCTCGAGCGCCTTTTCGCGGTCAGGACCTGCCGCCATTGAACCCACCCCTACATTCGCCGACTTCGCGGGCGTCTTCGAAGAACCTTTCGTCACGCGCAACACGCTAGGCGCTGGGTATGACAAAAACAGCCTCCGGGGGCCGCCGATGCCGAACCCTTACCCGGAATCGCACGATAGCCGAACACCTGTACGAGATCCACACGACACGCCCGAACGCGTGTGCTATTCACTGGAGCTTCGCGGGCACCCGATCGGGATAAGCAGCGCAAACGGCCCGCCAGACCACGATGGTGGCCACCCCCGAGTCGAGTGCTTCCCGCACGGTCCGGCCACCCAGCGTGGTCAGCACCTGATCGCTCGCGAGGCTCGGCGCGTAACCCGCGCCGAAGACCTCGTCCATCCGCTGCCAGAAATCTGTCAGCCGCACTCACGTCTCCTTGGATGAAGCAGCGTCCTTGGACCGCAACGCTAGCGTCAGCACCGGCAGCGCGGCCATCGCGGCCAGCACCGTCAGCGTGCCATATCCGGCCAGCGCCACGACCGCGCCGCTGAGCGCGCCCGCACCCGCGCCGGCAACGCCCATGACCAGGTCGGACAGGCCCTGGACGGCGGGCCGCCCGGCCGGCGGGACGGACTCGGAGAGCAGCGTCGAGCCACCCACCATCGTGCCCGACCAGCCCAGCCCGAGCAGCGCCAGGCCGAGCGTCAGCCGCGGGGTGTCGTGCCCGGCCGTGCCCGCGATCGCGCACGCCGTGACGAGCGACACCAGCCCGCCGATGATCACCGGTCGGCGGCCGAATCGGTCGGCGAGCCATCCGGTGAGCGGGGACAGTCCGTACATGCCGGCGATGTGCACGCTCAGCACCAGGCCGACGACGCGCAGCAGGTCCGCGTCCGCGTGCCCCTCCCCCAGATGGACCGGCGTCATCGACATCACCGCGACCATCACCAGGTGGCCGGTGGCGACGGCCGCGATCGCGAGCCGCGCGTCGGGCAGCCCGGCGACGACGCGGGCACCGGCCCGCACGCCGGAGGGACGATCAAGGACAGGAGCGGAGGATCCATCGAGGGTACGGGCGAGAAGCAGCGGATCCGGCCGCATCAGAAGCAGGATCACCAGCGCGGCCAGTGCGAACGCCACGCCGCTGACCACGAACGCGCCGCTCAGCACGGGCAGGTGCAGCCCGGCCACGGCCCGGTCCGCGAGGTCCGCCAGGTTCGGCGCGGCCACCGACCCGATCGTGGCCGACCACACCACCAGGGACAGGTCCCGCCCGCGGCGCGCGGGCGCGGCGAGGTCCACCGCGACGTACCGTGCCTGCAGGTTCGCCGCGGTGCCGCCGCCGAACAGGAACATGCCGAGGAACAGCAGCGGCACCGACTCCGCCACGGCCGCGAGCACGATGAGCGCCGCGCCGAGCGCACCCACGGCGTAGGCCAGCGCCATGCCCGGCCGTCGCCCGCGTGCCTGCACGAGCCGGGTGACCGGGACCGCGAGCAGTGCGCCGCCGATCACCGCGCCGCTGCCGGGCAGGCCGGACAGCCCCACGCCGGCCATCCGCGCGGAGAGCAGCGCGCCGACCGTGATGCCGATCGCCACGCCGATCCCGCCGATTATCTGCGTCGACACCAGGAGTGCGAGCGTGCGCCGCTGCACCGCCGTCATGATGAGCCATCTTCCACCCGGCCTGTGCGGCCGGCGGTATCGCGACGCTCCACGGCCCGGGGGCGCCACGCGGAAAGAAGCTCACCCATGGCCTCACGAGATCATGTCAGCGCGCTCGCCGCCACCCGCAGGTCCGCGACCAGACCGTTGAACGCCGCCTCCCGGTCGTCGGCGCGCAGCACCGCGGACGGGTGGATGGTGGCCAGCGCGGTCGCCTCGTGATCGCTCGGGAAGTCCTCCGGGTGCTGTGCGGACGCGGGCCACGGCAGCAGTTGCCCGCGCGACCGGGTGACCCGGAACGACGGGCCGAGCACCGCCTTCGCCGCGGTCGCGCCGAGCAGCACCACCAGTGACGGCCGGAGCTGCGCGAACTCGCTCATCAGCCACGGGTGGCAGGCCGTGATGTGCTGCTGCTCCGGCGTCTTGTGGATGCGCCGCGCGCCGCGCTGCTCGAACCGGAAGTGCTTCACCGAGTTTGTGATGTAGAGGTCCGTCACCGGCAGGCCGGCGTCGTCGACCGCGCGCCGGAGCAGGTGGCCGGCCGGGCCGACGAACGGCAGGCCCTTCTGGTCCTCCACGTCGCCGGGCTGCTCACCAACGAAGATCACCCTGGCGTGCTCGTCGCCGCGGCCGAAGACCACCTGGGTGGCGGGTTCCCACAGCTCACAGCCCCGGCAGCCGGGGGCGGCGGCGCGCAGCTCCGCGATGCTCGTGGCGGAAGAAGGAACGAATGGGGCAGCCGTCTGCATAACGCAGTGTTCTACCTCATCCGTACGACAGAAACAGCGAGGACCGTTCAGCGCGGTGGGGGACCGCTGAACAGCCCTCGGTCAGGCGGTCAGCGCCATCGACGACCGGGCCGGAACCGGGTCGAGCGCGGCCGCCGCGGCCACCGCGTCGGCCAGCGGCGCGATGTCGTCCTCGGCCAGCGGGCTGATCGTGATCCGGATGCCGGGCGGCGACGCGAGCCGGAACAGCGAGCCCGGCGCCACCACATATCCGGCGTCCCGGAGCGCCGCGACCGCGCGTGTCTCGTCCGGCACGCTGACCCACACGTTGAGCCCGGTGCGCCCGCGCGCGTCCAGCCCGTGCGCGGCGAGCGCGGCCCGCAGCGCCAGCCGCCGGGTGACGTAGCTGTCCCGGGCCCGGATCACGCCGTTGATCACCTCGTCGTCCCGCCACAGGTAGAGCACCACGTGCTGGAGCAGCGTCGACACCCACCCGGCGCCGACCCGCATGCGGCCGGCCACGCGCGCGATGGTGGCCTCGTCGCCGGCCACCACCGCGAGGCGCAGGTCCGGCCCGTACGGCTTGGAGACCGATCGCACGAACGCCCACGACCCGGTCGCGCCGGCCAGCGAGTGCAGCGTGACCGGTGCCAGCTCGGCCGCGTGGTCGTCCTCGATCAGCAGCACGGACGGAGACTCGGCCAGCACCGACCGCAGCTCGGCCGCCCGGTAGGAGCTGACCGCGGCGCCGGTCGGGTTCTGCGCGCGGGTGGTCACGATGGCCGCGCCGGCCCCGGACGCGAGCGCGGCGCGCAGGCCCGCAGGCGTCGGCCCCTCGTCGTCGACCGGCATCGGCACCGCGGTCAGGCCGAGCGCGGCGATCAGGTCGAGCGCGTTGGCCCAGCCCGGGTCCTCGACCGCGACCTTGTCGCCGGGCCGCAGGTGCGCGGCGAGCAGCCGTTCCATCGCGTCGAGCGCACCGCTGGTGACCGTGATCTCCGCGCCCTCGACCGGGATGCCGTCGCCGGCGAACCGCTCCCGGGCCAGCTCGACCAGCTCCGGCAGCGCGCCCGCGTCCGTGTAGTTGGTCGGCGAGAACTCCGCGGCCGCGAGCCGGGCCAGGCGCGGGCCGAGCGCGGGCATCAGCGCGAGGTCGGGCTCGCCGGTGGAGAGGTCGAGCGCGCCGGGCGGCGAGGGCAGCCGCAGCGCGGACCGGCCGGACGTGGCGATCGGCGGGCGCTCGCGGACCCGGGTGCCGTTGCGGCCCGCGGTCTCGATCAGACCCCGTTGCCGCAGCGTCTGATAGGCCTTCGCCACGGTGGCCGGGCTACAGCTCAGCGTCTTGGCCAGCGCGCGGACCGGCGGCAGCGCGGCGCCCGGGCCGAGGTCGCCGGAGCGCACGCCGGCCTCCACGCTCCCCGAGATCTCGGCCGCCGTGGAACCCAGGATCTGATAATGTTCTGCCACAGTTTTCCTACTGTACTAGCACAAAGGAGGTCTCACAACATGGGGGACGGCTTCTCACCCACCCATCGCACCACGGCGATGCGCGACAAGGGGCGGATTCGCTACGACCGGGACCTGGCGTACGGGATCCTCGACGAGTCACTCGAGGCGCACATGGCGTTCGTCGTCGACGGCGAACCGCGCGTGCTGCCCACGCTGATCGCCCGCGTCGGCGACACGCTCTACCTCCACGGCTCCACCGGCAGCCGGCCGATGCTGGCCGCGCGCGGCGACGGCCTGCGCGTCTGCGTCGAGGCGACGTTCCTGGACGGGCTCGTGCTGGCGCGCTCCCAGTTCAACCACAGCGCGAACTACCGGTCGGTGATCGCGCACGGCACGGCCCTGCCGGTCACCGACGTGGTGGAGAAGGAGCGCGCGCTCACCGCGCTGGTCGAGAAGATCGCGGTGGGCCGCGCGGCGGACAGCCGGCCCGGCACGAAGAGGGAACTGAGCCAGACCACCGTGCTGGCACTGCCGCTGACCGAGGTGTCCGCCAAGGTCCGCGCGCACGGCGTCGGCGAGGAGGAGCCGGGCGACGAGACGCTTCCGCACTGGGCCGGCGTGCTGCCGGTCCGCCGGGTCACCGGGCTTCCCGAGCCGGACGAGGCGGTCACCGTACCCGTGCCGGATTATCTTCGTCCCGCGCGCAGCGCCTGGGAGACGCCCGCGGTCCTGCGCGGTGAGCACGTGATCCTGGAGCCGCTCGACCTGGTGCACGCGGCCGACCTGCTGGCGAGCTGCGGCGACCCGGAGATCTGGGAGCACCTGCCGGTCGCGGCGCCGCGCACGCTCGACGAGATGCGTGCCTACCTGCGCAATCGCCTGGCCGCCACGCCGACCGTGCCGTGGGTGCAGCGGGACGCGCGCACCGGTGCGGTCATCGGCACCACGTCGTACTACGACATCGAGGAGCGGCACCGCACGGTCGCGATCGGGCACACCTACTACGCGCGGAGCCACTGGCGCACCGGCGCCAACACCGAGTCGAAGCTGCTGCTGCTCGCCCGCGCGTTCGAGGAGCTCGGCGCGGTCCGGGTGACGTGGGAGACCGACGACCGCAACGTTCGGTCACAACGCGCGATCGAGCGGCTCGGCGCGGTCAGGGAGGGCGTGCTGCGCCGGCACAAACGGCGCGCGGACGGCACCTGGCGGGACACCGTGCTCTACTCGATGACCGCGGACGAGTGGCCGAGCGCACGGTCCAATCTGCGGAATCGTCTTCTGGCGCATCGCCCTGAGGGCGCATGATGCACGGCGTGCTGGGAGTGACCGACCTCTGGACCTACGTGATCGGCACGGTGGCGATCGTGCTGCTCCCGGGTCCCAACTCGCTGTTCGTGCTCTCCGTCGCGGCCCGCCGCGGCATCGCCACCGGCTACCGCGCCGCGGGCGGCGTCTTCCTCGGCGACGCCGTGCTGATGGTGCTCTCCGCCGCCGGCGTGGCCTCGCTGCTGCGCGCCCATCCCCCGCTGTTCCTGGTGATCAAGTACGCGGGCGCGGCCTACCTCTGCTGGGTCGGCCTGTCCATGCTGCGCGCCGCCTGGCGCGGTCGCGGTGCGTCGGCCGCGACCGCGGAGGAGCCGCCGGTCGCCCAGCCGTTCCGCAAGGCGCTGCTGATCAGCCTGATGAACCCGAAGGCGATCCTGTTCTTCGTCTCGTTCTTCATCCAGTTCGTCGACCCCGGCTACGCCCACCCCGAGCTGTCGTTCCTGCTGCTCGGCGCGATCGTGCAGGTCTGCAGCGCGCTCTACCTGACCGCGCTGATCCTCTCCGGCAGCTACCTCGCGGCCCAGTTCCGCCGCCGCCGGTTGCTGGCCCGCGCCGGCAGCACCGCGATCGGCGCTCTCTTCGTCACCTTCGGCGCCAAGCTGGCCACGGCCACGCTGTAAAGCACAAGAGCCCTGGAAGCAGATACACCCGCTTCCGGCGTGGCCGAGTTCCGAGTGCTCCCGCGGGCACCGGTCGGCCGCAGAGGCGGAGCGTTCACTCCGGTCGGTGGCGGGGGTCGGGGCGGCAGCCGGGCTCCCTGCACGTTCCGCACGACTCGGCTTGGAGACACCAACCCCGCAACCGTGATCGAGGCGTCCCCCAGCCGTCAGAACGACGGGCGACGCCCCGATCACGGGTCCGCTGTTGCCCGCCGGGAGCGGGCTCGGGTTGTGGTGACCAGGTGCGGAACCCATTAGGGAGGCCGCCCGCGGCCGACCGGTGCCCAATGCCACTCAGGCCAAGTTGATCATGGAATTCGACCTGCGCCCTCCACAAGCACCTCGCCGGCATCCGCGCGACGCCGCCGGTCCGCCTTCGTTGCCCATCCCTTCGGACCGGGAGCGCAGGCCCACCCGAGCCCGCGCGCGGCAACCAGGCGCTCCGCGCCCGAAATATCGTGACATCGACCCACTGGCGTGGGCTACTCGCCCGCGAGGTGCCACCGCCGCGACCTGAGTGATCAATCAGTGGAGCAAAAGATAGATCAGAAATCGAAGTTGATCGCTTTTTTGCTCCACTGATTGATCACTCAGGCGTCAGGCCAAAGGCCGTCAAGGAATTTCGTAGCGTCGCCAGGCAAGCCCGTGGCAGCTCAGGAAACTTCGGACATAAGGCGCCCGGGAGGTACGGCTCCGCCCGCCGCCGGCGGTGTTTCGATGCCCGGAGGCCGTGCGCGATGCGCGCACCGACAGCAAAGGTGACCTCGAACTCACAGTATTCCTGCCGGGCGGAGGTGCGCGGCCGTACCGCCCCTACTTCAAGATCGAAATGCGCTGAGTGGCATTGGACGGTGCCCGCTCCGAGCATGCGGACCGCGCCACGCCGGATGCGGGAATATCCGATTTCAACGGTTTTGTGTTTCTGGCGGTGTGTTCCGGAAGACGACTCGGGGCGCGAGGAGAACCCCGCGCCCCGTGACGATGCCGAAAACTCAGCCCTCGTCGCCCTCGTCACCCTCGAACACGTCCTCCACGGCCTCACCGAGGATCATGCCGCCGAGGAGGCCGCCGGCCGCGCCCGCCACGACGCCGCCCATGCCGCCGCCGTGACCGCGCCGGTAGTGGCCGTGGTAGCCGCCGCCGTGACCGTAGCCGGGAGCGCCGTGACCGGGAGCGCCGTAGCCGCCGCCGGGGGCCGGGTAGCCGGGCGGCGGGTAGCCACCGGGTGCGCCGTAACCCGGAGCACCGTGGCCCGGAGCCCCGTAGCCGGGCGCGCCGTAGCCGCCGCCGTGGCTGGAGCGCATGGACGAGTAGCCGCCGACCGCCTGCCGCATCCAGCCGTCGACGACCTGGGCCCAGTCGGTGTCGTCGGCCTGCGCGTGCGAGACCTGGTAGCGGCCGTAGGTGTCGCGGCCCTCGGTGAAGAAGCCGCCGCGCTTGTCGAACTCGAGCACGATGTCCATGCCCTGCGGGTTCGTCACGAAGGTCAGCTCGACCTCGTTGATCGTGCCCTGGTACTGCGCGGGCGGGTAGAACTCGATCTCCTGGTAGAACGGCAGCTGCTGGTTGACGCCGGTGATCCGGCCGCGCTCCAGGTCCGCGGTCTTGAAGTGGAAGCCGAGCCGCATGAACGCGTCCAGGATCTTCTCCTGGATCGGCAGCGGGTGCACGTAGATCGGGTCGAGGTCGCCCTTGTCCACGGCGCGCGCGACCGACAGCTCGGTGCGCAGGCCCATGGTCATGCCGCGCAGCCGCTGGCCGTAGACGTCGGTGATCGGCGTCTCCCACGGGATCGGGAAGCGGACCGGCAGCTGGCGCCGCTCGTTCGCCTCCAGGCGGAAGCGGCCGGCGACGACCACCCGGTGGAACTCCATGACGGAGTCCCAATCGGTGTCGTGGCCCTCGACCTCGACGCGGGTGACCAGCCCGAGCGCGACGTGTTCGATGTCCACCGCGGTGGTGCCGCCGACGATGTTGACCTGGCCGTCGAGCGTGAGTCCGGGACGGGTGTTCGGGTTGGCGAGCACGGTGTCGACGGACGGCCCGCCGACGCCGAGGGCGCTGAGCATCTTCTTGAAGACCATGAGCCTCGACCTCCTTTATCCGAAAAGTCCGTTATATCCGTATAAAACTGGGTGTTACCTGTGCGGCGGCTCAGCGCATGCGGCGGCCGCGCGGCACGGCGTCGGTCTCGTCGTCGAACTCGCCGATGACCTCCTCCAGGAGGTCCTCCAGCGCGACGAAGCCCACCGTCGAACCCGCGTCCGACACCAGCGCCAGCTGCGCCCGCTCGGCCCGCATCCGGCCCACCGCCTGCATCAGCGTCTCGTCCGCGCGCAGCGTGAACGGCGCCGACATCAGCTCCGCCGCGGTCGCACCGTCCTTCTCCCCGGCGGTGGCGCGCACCGCGTCCCGCACGTGCACCATGCCGAGCACACCGGGCTCGGCCGGGTCGATCACCGCGAGGCGGGACCGGCCGGTCGCGTGCGAGACCTCTTCGATCCGGAACGCCGTGTCGCCCGGGGCCACGCTCACCATCTGCGCGGCCGGCGTGACGATCTCCGCCACCGTGGTCCGCTGCAGCGCGAGCATGCTGGTCAACAGCGCGTGCTGATCCACCGGGAGCGTGCCGTGCTCGCGCGACTGCTCGAGCAGCATGCGCAACTCCTCCGGATCATGCACCTGCGCGAGCTCGGTCTGCGGCTCGATCCTGAAAAGCCGCAGGATCGCGTTCGCCGCGCTGTTCAGTGCGGTCAGCAGCGGGCGCACCGCGCGGGCGAACCCGCGGAACGGCAGCGCCAGCAGCCGCGCCGAGTTCTCCGGGTGACTGATCGCCCAGGACTTCGGCACCATCTCGCCCAGCACCAGGTGCAGGAACGTGACAAGCACCAGCGCGAACAGGAACGCGACCACGTGACTCGGCGCGTCCGGCAGGCCCAGGCCGTGCAGCAGCGGGCTGACCAGCTTCTCGATCGCGGGCTCGGCGAGCGCGCCGAGGCCGAGCGAGCAGAGCGTGATGCCGAGCTGCGCACCGGCCAGCATGACGGTCAGCTCGCGGCTGCCGGCCAGCGCGGCCCGGTCCGCGGCGTCACCGCCGGCGGCGGCCTGCTCCAGCCGGTACCGCTTGCTGGCGATCAGCGCGAACTCCGCGGCGACGAAGAACGCGTTACCGGCCAGCAGCAGGAGCGCGAGAACGATGGCCCATCCGGTGCTCATGATGCCGTCGTCCCCTCGACGCTGCGGTCGCGTCGTGGCCGACGCTGAGCCGATGATTCACTCGCGATCTCGCCCACGTGCACCTCCACCCGGACCGTGCCGGGCACGTGCCGGTCGACCGAGACGACGCTGACCAGTGCCCGCTCCTCCGCGTCGCCGCCCGGGAGCGTCAGCTCCAGCGCGTCGCCGACCTCGGGGATGCGGCCGAGTCGGCGCATGATCAGGCCGGAGACCGTGTCGTACTCGTCGGCCTCGGGCAGCGCGATGCCGGTCGCGTCCGCGATCTCGTCGATCCGCCAGCGGGCCGGCACCAGCCAGGACCCGTCGTCCTGCCGGACC
Coding sequences within it:
- a CDS encoding aminotransferase class I/II-fold pyridoxal phosphate-dependent enzyme yields the protein MAEHYQILGSTAAEISGSVEAGVRSGDLGPGAALPPVRALAKTLSCSPATVAKAYQTLRQRGLIETAGRNGTRVRERPPIATSGRSALRLPSPPGALDLSTGEPDLALMPALGPRLARLAAAEFSPTNYTDAGALPELVELARERFAGDGIPVEGAEITVTSGALDAMERLLAAHLRPGDKVAVEDPGWANALDLIAALGLTAVPMPVDDEGPTPAGLRAALASGAGAAIVTTRAQNPTGAAVSSYRAAELRSVLAESPSVLLIEDDHAAELAPVTLHSLAGATGSWAFVRSVSKPYGPDLRLAVVAGDEATIARVAGRMRVGAGWVSTLLQHVVLYLWRDDEVINGVIRARDSYVTRRLALRAALAAHGLDARGRTGLNVWVSVPDETRAVAALRDAGYVVAPGSLFRLASPPGIRITISPLAEDDIAPLADAVAAAAALDPVPARSSMALTA
- the leuE gene encoding leucine efflux protein LeuE, with the translated sequence MMHGVLGVTDLWTYVIGTVAIVLLPGPNSLFVLSVAARRGIATGYRAAGGVFLGDAVLMVLSAAGVASLLRAHPPLFLVIKYAGAAYLCWVGLSMLRAAWRGRGASAATAEEPPVAQPFRKALLISLMNPKAILFFVSFFIQFVDPGYAHPELSFLLLGAIVQVCSALYLTALILSGSYLAAQFRRRRLLARAGSTAIGALFVTFGAKLATATL
- a CDS encoding UdgX family uracil-DNA binding protein (This protein belongs to the uracil DNA glycosylase superfamily, members of which act in excision repair of DNA. However, it belongs more specifically to UdgX branch, whose founding member was found to bind uracil in DNA (where it does not belong), without cleaving it, appears to promote DNA repair by a pathway involving RecA, rather than base excision.), encoding MQTAAPFVPSSATSIAELRAAAPGCRGCELWEPATQVVFGRGDEHARVIFVGEQPGDVEDQKGLPFVGPAGHLLRRAVDDAGLPVTDLYITNSVKHFRFEQRGARRIHKTPEQQHITACHPWLMSEFAQLRPSLVVLLGATAAKAVLGPSFRVTRSRGQLLPWPASAQHPEDFPSDHEATALATIHPSAVLRADDREAAFNGLVADLRVAASALT
- a CDS encoding bifunctional pyridoxamine 5'-phosphate oxidase family protein/GNAT family N-acetyltransferase, whose protein sequence is MGDGFSPTHRTTAMRDKGRIRYDRDLAYGILDESLEAHMAFVVDGEPRVLPTLIARVGDTLYLHGSTGSRPMLAARGDGLRVCVEATFLDGLVLARSQFNHSANYRSVIAHGTALPVTDVVEKERALTALVEKIAVGRAADSRPGTKRELSQTTVLALPLTEVSAKVRAHGVGEEEPGDETLPHWAGVLPVRRVTGLPEPDEAVTVPVPDYLRPARSAWETPAVLRGEHVILEPLDLVHAADLLASCGDPEIWEHLPVAAPRTLDEMRAYLRNRLAATPTVPWVQRDARTGAVIGTTSYYDIEERHRTVAIGHTYYARSHWRTGANTESKLLLLARAFEELGAVRVTWETDDRNVRSQRAIERLGAVREGVLRRHKRRADGTWRDTVLYSMTADEWPSARSNLRNRLLAHRPEGA